Proteins encoded together in one Eublepharis macularius isolate TG4126 chromosome 2, MPM_Emac_v1.0, whole genome shotgun sequence window:
- the LOC129323949 gene encoding plasma membrane ascorbate-dependent reductase CYBRD1, with protein sequence MEGYGLFLALLASALLLGFLSVIFALVWVLHYREGLAWDGGAAEFNWHPVLILTGFVFVQGIAIIVYRLPWTWKCSKVLMKLIHAGLNTIALTLAIISLVAVFDFHNTQKIPNMYSLHSWIGLTAVILYSLQLVLGFVIFLLPFAPISLRAMLMPIHAYSGLLIFGTVIATALMGITEKLFFALKAPAAYKDSPEEAVFVNTLGVLIVVFGAVILWMATRPYWKRPPEQNSKTQQKLEGTYDGNEEGSTMTDCKNTENSDVEFNNEARKRNLKLDDAGQRSTM encoded by the exons ATGGAGGGCTACGGGCTGTTCCTGGCGTTGCTGGCCTCGGCGCTGCTGCTCGGCTTCCTCTCCGTCATCTTCGCCCTGGTCTGGGTCCTCCACTACCGCGAAGGGCTGGCCTGGGACGGGGGCGCGGCCGAGTTCAACTGGCACCCGGTCCTCATCCTGACGGGCTTCGTGTTCGTGCAAGGCATCG CCATTATTGTGTACAGGTTACCATGGACCTGGAAATGCAGCAAAGTTCTGATGAAATTAATCCATGCTGGGTTAAATACCATTGCTCTGACACTTGCAATTATTTCACTGGTGGCTGTTTTTGATTTCCATAATACTCAGAAGATTCCTAACATGTACAGTCTGCACAGCTGGATTGGGTTGACTGCTGTCATTCTTTATTCTCTACAG CTTGTTCTAGGTTTTGTAATCTTCCTGCTTCCCTTTGCTCCCATTTCTCTTCGGGCAATGCTTATGCCAATCCATGCTTATTCTGGCCTTCTCATCTTTGGAACTGTGATTGCAACTGCTCTCATGGGAATTACAGAAAAACTTTTTTTTGCCTT GAAAGCACCGGCTGCCTACAAAGATTCCCCAGAAGAAGCAGTGTTTGTCAATACCCTTGGCGTTCTGATTGTGGTCTTTGGTGCTGTTATTTTATGGATGGCAACAAGACCTTACTGGAAGCGGCCACCCGAACAGAATTCCAAAACCCAACAAAAACTTGAAGGAACATACGATGGTAATGAAGAGGGGTCAACTATGACGGACTGCAAGAATACAGAGAATTCTGATGTAGAGTTCAATAATGAGGCCAGAAAACGAAATCTTAAGCTTGATGATGCTGGACAGAGATCAACTATGTAa